Sequence from the Catenuloplanes indicus genome:
AAGCCGCGTAGGCAGCGCGACCTACGCGGCTTTCGGTGGTCAGAAGCGGAACCGGTTCACCGTTCCGGGTATGCGGGCGACGTCCGGTTCGCCGTCTCGAATTCTTCAGGCCAGGATGCGCTCGATCTCCGGGGTCAGCAGCTGGGGCTCCGGGCGGGGCGGGAGGACGAGCTTGTAGCCGACCTGGCGGACGGTGCCGATCATGGACTCGTATTCGGAGCCGAGCTTGGCGCGGAGGCGGCGGACGTGGACGTCGACGGTGCGGTGGCCGCCGAAGTAGTCGTAGCCCCAGACCTCGCGGAGCAGCTGGTCGCGGGTGAAGACCCGGCCGGGGTGCTGGGCGAGGAACTTGAGCAGCTCGAACTCCTTGTAGGTGAGGTCGAGCGGCACGCCCTTGAGCTTGGCGGCGTAGGTGGCCGGGTCGATGAGCAGCTCGCCGGCGGTGACCATGCCGTTGGTGCCGGCGGCCTGTGCGGTACGGCGGGCGGTGACCAGGCGGAGGCGGGCTTCGATCTCGGCGGGGCCGGCGGTGACCAGCACCACGTCGTCGACCGCCCACTCGGCCGAGACCGCGGCCAGGCCGGCCTCGTCGACGACGGCGACCAGCGGGCTGGACAGGCCGGTGGCGCGCAGCAGGCGGCAGGTGTCGCGGGCCTCGACGAGGCCGGAGCGGCTGCCGAAGCCGTGTGCGCCGTCGACCAGGACGACGTCCGGGTTCGGACCGGTGATCAGCGCGGACACGTCGCGGGGCGCGATCCGCAGCGTGTGCGGGAGCAGGTCGAGCCCGGGGAGGACGCGCCGGGCGCGCTCGCCGGCGATGGCGGTCATCAGAAGGATCTCCACGGTGCCCCTAACCCCCGATGGTGTGCGGTCGGAAAGGCCAGATTCCAGCAGGTTTGTTTCCGGCTGGATACCGGGTGGGGAACACCACGTTTACCGGCCGAGATCACATCTGACGTGCGGTTAAGTCGTAACCGAACCGATCAAGATCAAAATATTCGGTATGGCCACGACCTGGGGTACGGTCCGGTAGTGAGAGTCGAATGCCACTGGTGGAACGGGAACCGCACCCCGAAGGGTCGTCGCGACGTCTACATCCGGACGGATGGTTCCCGTTGGGAGGTCGAGGCGCAGATCGGCGGCGCTTCCGGCAAATCCAAGGTGCAGGAGTGCCCCAGCCAGGCCTCGGCCGTGATCCTCGCCAACGCCTGGCGGGGCTCCAACCCGAGCTGGTTGGAGGTGCCTCAGCCGCGCACCCCCGCGCACAGCTGAGACACCGGCGCCGTGGCAGCGGCGCCCGGAAGATCCCACACAACCCCTCAGGAAGTCAGGGCGCCATCGACCGCGTCGCAGCGGCGCGGTCGATGGCCTCCGACACCCGGTCCGCGAGCAGCCCGACCGCGCCGACCGCGCGGCCCATCGGGTCGTCCCCGGCCCCGCCCAGCGCGGCCTGCCGGAGGAATGCGGCCTTGACCTCTTCCCAGCGCGCGGCCTGTGCGGGCGTGAGCCGCCCACGCAGGAGAGCCAGCTTCAGCAGGTTCGCCTCCGCGCCGCCGGTGAGCGTCTGCGCCTCGCCGAGGTAGTGGTCGTCGAGCACCAGTTCCAGCTCCGCGTCGTTCATCACCGGCACGATGCGTTCCGCGAGCTTGTTCATGTTCCGGTACGAGCCCTGCAGCTTGAACGGCGGCTCGGTGCGCGACTCCTCCGCCTGCGCCGCGGACGCGATGTAGGCGCGGTTGACGGTGAGCACGACCTCCTGCACCCGCAGCAGCTTGCG
This genomic interval carries:
- a CDS encoding winged helix-turn-helix transcriptional regulator; translation: MTAIAGERARRVLPGLDLLPHTLRIAPRDVSALITGPNPDVVLVDGAHGFGSRSGLVEARDTCRLLRATGLSSPLVAVVDEAGLAAVSAEWAVDDVVLVTAGPAEIEARLRLVTARRTAQAAGTNGMVTAGELLIDPATYAAKLKGVPLDLTYKEFELLKFLAQHPGRVFTRDQLLREVWGYDYFGGHRTVDVHVRRLRAKLGSEYESMIGTVRQVGYKLVLPPRPEPQLLTPEIERILA